From Nerophis lumbriciformis linkage group LG13, RoL_Nlum_v2.1, whole genome shotgun sequence, one genomic window encodes:
- the LOC133613924 gene encoding uncharacterized protein, with translation MCERTIAEYKEELSRTKEENKRLRQLLDAVFKKPQVVLHRTDVQQPPNMKEEEDDPQPTHMKEEEGDPQPTHMKEEEDDPQPTHMKEGEGDPQPRHMKEEDDDTQPPHLKEEEGDPEPTHTKEEEDDPHMKEEEDDPQSTHIKEEEDDPQPPHMKKEEEDPHMKEEEDDPQPLHMKEKEENSHMKEEEEDPHMKEEEEGECVVGQEEDDVSKFPLTVVFVKTEEHEDKAPESSQLHHSPNVQRVSAGSHEEEWHTSVGQKELQAPSHIKEEQLHDEDEAQSLQLHHSQSEENRGAELVSQHITEADGEHCEDIKSEPDSIFAPLSDMDHMMSHSSDHSDHIQKPLESKNDSKGDTRHHTNNKHFDCSECGKLFRQKSNFTRHMRTHTGEKPFTCSVCKKSFSTKQSMTTHMRTHTGEKAFTCSVCKTSFSIKRNMTTHMRTHTGEKPFTCSVCKKSFSTKERMTTHMRTHTGEKPFACSACAKRFNTKWEIILHMRTHTGEKPFACSACAKRFNTKRDIILHMRTHTGEKPFTCSVCKKSFSRKDSMTTHMRTHTGEKLFSCTVCDKMFRLKYQVSRHKCVTVMEAAGM, from the exons ATGTCCAGCAGCCCCccaacatgaaagaggaagaggatgatccacagcccacacacatgaaagaggaagagggggatccacagcccacccacatgaaagaggaagaggatgatccacagcccacccacatgaaagagggaGAGGGGGATCCACAGCCccgccacatgaaagaggaagatgaTGATACACAGCCCCCTCACCtgaaagaggaagagggggaTCCAGAACCCACCCACacgaaagaggaagaggatgatccacacatgaaagaggaagaggatgatccgcagtccacccacattaaagaggaagaggatgatccacagcccccccacatgaaaaaggaagaggaggatccacacatgaaagaggaagaggatgatccacagcccctTCACATGAAAGAGAAAGAGGAGAattcacacatgaaagaggaagaggaggatccacacatgaaggaggaagaagagggagagtgtgttgtagggcaggaggaggatgatgtcagcaagtttccactgactgttgtctttgtgaagactgaagagcatgaagacaaagcacctgagtcctcacagcttcatcacagtccaa acgtccagcgggtgtcagcggggagtcatgaagaggagtggcacaccagtgtgggacagaaggagctacaggccccctcccacattaaagaggagcagcttcatgatgaagatgaagctcagtccttacagcttcatcacagtcaaagtgaggagaacagaggggcggagcttgtaagtcaacacatcacagaagctgatggagagcattgtgaagatatcaagtcagaaccagacagcatctttgctccactgtcagacatggaccacatgatgtcacactcttctgatcacagtgaccacatccaaaaacctttggagagtaaaaatgactctaaaggtgatacgagacatcacactaacaacaaacactttgactgctctgaatgtgggaaattatttagacaaaagagtaattttacaagacacatgagaacacatactggagagaaaccttttacttgctctgtttgtaagaaaagtttctccactaagcaaagcatgaccacacacatgagaacacacactggagagaaagcttttacttgctctgtttgtaagacgaGTTTCTCCATAAAGcgtaacatgaccacacacatgagaacacacactggagagaaaccttttacttgctctgtttgtaagaagagtttctccacaaaggaacgcatgaccacacacatgagaacacacactggagagaaaccttttgcttgctcagcttgtgctaaaagattcaacactaagtgggaaattatattgcacatgagaacacacacaggtgagaaaccttttgcttgctcagcttgtgctaaaagattcaacactaagagggacattatattacacatgagaacacacacaggtgaaaaaccttttacttgctctgtttgtaagaagagtttctccagaaaagacagcatgaccacacacatgagaacacacactggagagaaactgtttagttgcactgtgtgtgataagatgttcaggttaaagtatcaggtcagtagacacaagtgtgtaacagtcatggaagctgcagggatgtaa